The sequence below is a genomic window from Excalfactoria chinensis isolate bCotChi1 chromosome 17, bCotChi1.hap2, whole genome shotgun sequence.
AGCTGTCCCCAAGGATTTCATTAGTAGAATCTTCCTCCCCTGGAGCTTTTGTGTCCTCTTGTTTCCTaatcagaaagaacagaactgtGCCCACAAGACTGATAACAGTCAAGGCAATGAAGACAGTCCTGCGATCGCtctctggaaaaacaaattcatAGTCACAACGAGACATGTAAAAGCAATTCAGACAAAGTCAGCTACCTTCAAAGAACTAATACAAGCATAATTCATAGCAGTGTTTAAAATGCTTGCTGATTTTCTACCTTACCTCACAAGTGGAACAAAACGAACTCAGTTATTTGTAAATTCCTATCTCATTTTCACAATGCCAATAAAACATTGGTATATTAAAGAGCATTGCTTGCATTTCCTGCCATGCAAAGGCTATGACCAGGGAGGAGACAGTTAGCAATGAAAGTACATAAATtattagcaggaaaaaagaaacgTATGTTTCAGGGCATGTATAATTCAGAACAGACATAGGAAGCTACCCCAGGAGCCTGCAGATTTCTAAAAGCTTGTTCTTTACCAGATATTAGCACTGTAACATCAGACTATTAGAATGGTATACTACAAAAGCCTTAACAGCACTGAAGCCTCAGTAACTGAAGCAGCATACAGTGTGTTGCTGGAGGAACATAATTGCTTCCCTCTGCACCAGCTCTGATGCACCACCCAACTTGTCTGGCAAGGGAAAGTCTGCAATACCAAAGTTATTCCTACTTGCATATTaggtaggggaaaaaaatgctgagaaactaacagctgcagctgaacCAGTGAATGAACACAAGGACGCTGCCCATGCTTGTATTTAATGGACTTCTGCTTAAAGGCAAACAGTACATTGTTTAGTCTCAATTAAAAACAACCTGTGCATGATTATAGATCAAGAAGAAAACGTGCTTCATCTTGAAATGCCTACAATATAGGCAGTAAAAAGAAGGAGGAACAAGTTTTCAATTGCTATCAGATCTTCTAATGCTAATATTGAGCTTTTAATAAAGAAGAGCCTCAAGACATTTCaagagcattttccatttagaaatgcaaaaaaatcgTAACAGCAGAACTCCCCAATATTTAATGTCTGCATTCAGCAGTTAACAATAGCAATGAAATTTGGAAGGCACAGAACTTCAAGGCCTCCATGAGAGAATGTGAGAGCTGACTTTTAAAAACTAACCTGTGCTGTGCTACCAAGCCCAGGTCCATGGGGAACCTGAGGCAAAGCATTTAACAGAGGCATGATGTAGAACAAAGGCAGTATTTCTGAAGCCTGACAATTTAGATGTCAATGTCTTATTCCTTCTTGACTATGCCAGAAAGTGGCATCTGTATATTTCTGTTACCATCTTGCCATAAACAAGCAACACCCACCTGATATGTAAGTTTTCCCTTGCCAAGCAAAGTATATATAGAGGTTTCCAAAAAAcaagctgcaaacagaaagaacaacacAGGTGAACTCTTCATGGTAAGATTAagatcacagcatcacagccacACCGTTCTATGCAAAACCAGCACTGCACAATcatgaaagaacaagaaagcagTTGCTTCCCATGCAAACTGTTTACTCTGTAGAGAACAGCAAACACAGGAGAGGACTTCTTGCCCTAACACTGGCTATTCCTTTTCAGGAATCAACACAGAACAAGATAATAACAAATAAACTATTTCTATCTCTCCCACTGTTTTTGGGAGGGTGTAGCTTAGAAAGATGCCATACCTATAGAAATGAATTTGCAGAACTCCCCTAGAAGAGTTGTGTGTGTCTTGCCTGAAGTATTAGTCCAGCAATGCTAAACTTACTGTTGACAGGTTGAggaaattctgtgtttctacatATAGCTCCCTGAAATAAATCAGCTCAGAATGAATGGTGACTCAAAACAGCCACTGCTCCTTTTCCTCATCTCAACTCATACATCCTATGCACTATAAAACACTATAGTTGAGTTTGTTGAAATCAGGACTTCACCAAGATGTTAATTAATTCTGAAACATGAAACAcaagcagcacacactgcttcACGCTGCTGCTCCATTATTGCAGCATTCTGTCTCCACACAGCATCAGCAGAGCCACTTAAAGCAAGCTCATCAGCCTAACCATCGTGACTCACTCCCTACATTATTTCTCAATATCTAGAAGCACTATATTAGCAGCATAAGAGTTCTCTGCCTTCAGGATACATTTGTGGACCTGCTGTCAGTAAACCTGATCTCTTTTCAGTCTTGTTAACATTATCCAACTCCAAAAGTTTTTCACCCATCATACACAAAAAACAGCTCACCTGCTCCAAATCAATCTTCCCCTGGTTTCAACACATTACCTGAGCTCTAGTACAGCAGGTCGTACCAACAGCTCTACATTCTGCTCAGCTGCCACCTTCCTGGTCTGCTAACCCATGAGTAAAATACTCCTTACTCACCTTCTCTCCAAGTTGAGGAGTCCCAGTCTTTTAATTCTCTCTTCAAATCAACAGCTCTGTTATCATGCACACCACCATCATCTTTCCCTCCAACAAAGTTCCAGAGCAACTGGAGGCCCAGCACTGAGGTTAAATGGGCCTTGTAGACAGAGGTGAGATGATGGTGTGGGGAGGCCATGAAGGATCATGAGAGCTCATTAGTATGCTCATGATCCTAATACAAAACATCTCTCCAAGACCAAACAGGGTTTCCCTTATATTTGCCAAATGCACCCAGAACTAATATGTATCTTTTCAGCATGTCAAGAGCAGAGACTTGCAATGGGTACcatcacctccactgccaacccttaaaagaggtctgggaaggggtggatcctgcaaacacctgagctccccttggttggccctgccttcccatcaggtgctcaatcactgcttcaagctgcaACTTCCATTTCCTCTGCAACAACTGAAAAGCTACTATATAAAGCTTACCTGGACTGTAAGAGGGCCCAAAATACTCCACTGTTCCTTCCAATGGTGTTTTCATCAGAATTTATAGTCAAGCAATTTCCCTGTGCCGTCCATAGTACTGGAATGTGCAAAAGATATTGGTCAGGAAATAAAAGTGCTTTAGAAGTATGTTCAAATACAGCAAAGAACAGAGAGCAGAATAAGAGAAATGCTCACCTGCAGCTGCAATGccaataaaaacagaagcagtatAGAAACTCCACGTAGAAGGTTGAATAAAAACTGCAATGTATAAGCTAGAATAGAACAAATAGACCTGGTTATTGAACATAAAACAAAGTGGAGAGTGCTCTTTAAGAAACAGCTATCTTAGCTTCTCCTAAATCATCCACTGTCATCCAAGGTACCATGCAATACAATTCAggttatgcaaaaaaaaaagtaagataaGCTTGGTTTTTTACTCAACCAAGAACATACTTTTTTATGCAGTCAGTAACCTGAGAACACAACATGAACTCAACAGTCTGCAAAGTCTGAAAacaataaggaaaacaaatagttTCCAGTAGGCTTGAAGTGCCCTGACGTCACCTACTGATagatgcagcagctcagcacggTGTGCTCCTTAGCCAGTACAGTTTTGTATTTGGTACAGCAATtccacatggaaaataaagatatttccaagaaattaaaaataatacttacCTATAAAATATGCCACTAATAAACATGGAAATTTGAGGTCCTACTAGTGCAACCACTGAAGGTGAGATAAGGTTTGATGCTGAGAATACTCCATATATAACAGACATGCtacataaacaaacaacaaagatagtaaaatacttaaaatacaaGTTACAAATGCAGATTGATTAAGACTGCTCAGTTGATTTGAAAgtatcaaaataaaacaaaaataacttaaaaacaaacttaaGCAGCTGCCTAATTTTTATATtcaaacatttccttcctttctgttgttAATTACCTTCAACCATTTTACTCCATATAGAAACACTCAAGTGTAGTGTTTCTTGCACTGCTGAATTGAGTCCCAAGCCATTGCAGGCCAGCACATCTTCTAATTTACGACAGGATTTTGTCAAACTGTTCCTTACCAAGTTCCCCTATTTTGTGCCCAGTACTTCTAAAGGAGAATGTACCAGAACCACTTTCATCTATTAGTGAGCTTTTCATCTACTGTCAAATGCGCCATAAAAACTGTATGGATAGATTTTGCAGTAGCTGTATTTTTAGTTTATATTAAGACAGTAAACCTTTCAAAAGCAGCAACTGGGTTTTCTTATATGACAGGTCAATTTGGTTTACAAAAGCTCCCCGATCATACTTGGTGAGTCTGGCCGAGTCAGTGCAATAAACACTCAGAGTGGTATTTTACAGCTGAAAacctttcttctctgcctttttggTTGCTCCTTTCCTAACTGTGTTGCAGTATTTCCTACAAGTTGATCCGAGCAACCTATATACTACAGAGGCACAGAAGCAGATGGGGCACACAACGAAGGCCTTAGCAGTTTCTTGTCTTCTTAAAAACttccacattttttctttaaatttactAAGATAAAAAGCTGAGAATGCAACAACTGAATGGTCATTTTAGTTTTGCaaagaacacacacaaaacaaccaCATAGCTCAATTAGAAATGAGTAATTCAGACTAGGACTGAATGTGAGAGCCATGATTTAAACTGCTTTAAGTATGCCATTAAATTGTGAAGCCAGCAGAACTCTAGAATCTCTCAAAAGTATCTCTCTACTAGATGTAATTATTACTAGCTTCACCCTGCAAGGAGCAAAGCAGTAAGAAAATGCATGTGAGTTACCTTGTATAGCCGCTGCCATGAAAATCTGTGCTGTTTAGATTTGTAATAACTGTTTGCTGTGAGGAGAAATCACATGCAATGATGTTAGAACATCTTGAAATCATTTGCATCAGACTGAAGTCAGTGCtaaacatcaaaaaaaaaaaaaatcatagaattagccaggttggaaaagatcttgaagatcatcaagtccaaccatagCAACCTAATCATATAATAACACTAATAGACTCTACTTAAAGTGTTAACTACAACTCATAGTATCTCTATACAgtgacaataatgaaaagatagTAGTTGTAAATACCCAAGaagttatttacaggaaaaactcactcatatggaagccttcagtctgctgggaacCATTGAGGCACTCTCCACCAAGGaacagtctccaagagatgctgccttagtggtggtcagcccttaaatgaggtctagaggacCTGGAttcaagctccaccccttccagggcacagctacattactctcacctgtgctcccacagctgacccaacacttgcctcagctgattaatcagaggttcaggctgtgattaccaatttcccatacaatcTCCACGATGAAGATATTTGGCTGGGAAACATCCATTTGAAGCAGTAATAAAGATTTGGGAATTTTATCATGATTTCACCAGAGATCTTACGGTGTTTCACAAAACACTTCTCTTATATAGCTATGTAGGACTATCTTCATCtaaacagtggggaaaaacaggCTGAAGCTTCACTGTACTCTTAATCTATCCAAACTTCAGCTATACTTTAGGTTCAGCTAACAGTTTCCATTCTTTCATTCAGTTCCCATTTTGTTCAGTCTTCCCATTAACAgcttgttccttttttttccccttgaatcAGCTTTAGTGATCACAAGACCATGTAATTAGCCGGATAGTCTGGCACACCTGATCGAAAGTCAGTTTTAATGACTTTAATGACAATACATTACATCACTGCATGATCGCTAGGCCCAATTCAGCAAGGTGCAGCACATTCATCGCATAGCAGATTTTAATCACTGTGCTGTTTAACAACTGTTGCAAACAATTATTTCCATGGTGTAGAGAAGGACATTTGGATGTTCAAACTCAGAATTCTACTTAACATGCAAAAATAGAGAAGCAAGATGTATGTTGACATAAGACTGATATCAAAAGCAATGCCAACAACTAAGTTAAAGAAGGTGAGTTGGCAGTTCTAGCAGCTGTGTGAGCCTGACTGCTTGCCATGTTTCATCCTCACACTCCCCCTCAACGTTCAGTttgttaaaacagaaatataggTAGCATTAGGAAAGAAACTCCAGGAGAAACTAAGGGCACGTTCACTAGGGGTTAATAATAACATTTTAGGCAAACACTTTGAAAGGGCTTATATACAAAAATTGGGAATGTGAAAGATAGAATAAAAATCGATTGCTATATGTAGAATGGAACAAAACAGACAGTGAAGTTCTAACACTTGATTACTTAATTTTCCCACTATCTAAGCAATCAGACAGAGTTACGTAGGCAGCAACGATACCTTAAGGAAATAAACTGATTAAGCATCATGTTAACCAACTTCATCTAGTTAAAACTAAACCAAAATGTCAAAATACATATTGCATGTTAAAAATCCCACTAGAGCAACACAACACAATTAAACAAAGGACAAAAGAACCGTCACACAGCTGTGGAATGTTTTGATAACACACCTACCGCAATATTTCCACATGTTTGGAAAGCAGTGAATATAAACATGAATGAGATTCCCAAAATAAGTACGTTGAAAAGTTTTTTTGAGTCAGGAGTCattttgtgggttgttttgtcAAGTTCTCAGcttcagtctggaaaaaaatatatctatttcCCTTTAAAAGTTTCCACTTCACTCCtgtttaaagaaagaagcaaaaagaataaagcaataacaacaaaaaaacccttcaaaAATGATCATTCCTGAGAGCTACTTGTTAGCTACTAGGATATAAGCAtcaacaaatacagaaatctgGATATCTTAAATAACACCCAGCAAGGTCAGTAGCTCAgaaaaaggaatatatatatacaaaaagtAAAGATCGACGTCCTCTGTACCTTTTCCCATTAAGTTAAgagagcaggaagcagcacatTACTTCTCCATGACATCTCATTCCacccaaagcagcagttttcCAAGCATCAAGATGGTTAATCAGCTGAGTTTCTTGCCATGGTTCCGGACTGGAATCCTGGTCAAAAGCCAGTAAATCACCTGACGAAGGAAAGATGagatattcacacacacaagTCATTTCCATGCACGCTGGACAGGAAATAAGGAACATTTCACAATACAGATCAGCTGACCATGCCTAGAAAGCCCTTGTGCACTATGGGAAATGCAGTTTTATCTCTGtatgcttttttctttacatttgaaAGAGCAGACATCAGCTAATCCTTACAATCGAACAACTCTTAGAAAGCTATCTAAGAAAAATGCCCGATTAGTTGGATTCATACATAGAAAAGGTCACTCTGAAGGGCAAATAATTCCTCAAGAGAGAAACTTTTCAGTGCCACCAACGCTGAAGATCTGCTCAGTGCTTTTGCTTTATCTTAGTGACTCAAGAAGGAATAGTCTGTATAATCTTTCACTGCTTTCTCTCAAGAAACAGCATTCCATTTTAGTCATGTTTCGCTCCTAATACCCTGCTTTACAAGTGgttttcagcaaaacattcaagATCAATTGATCTTTTAGCTTTGAAGCCCTCTGTCAAACCATAAGCAAAACTAACACAGGGTGACATACACGCGGTATGGATGGAATGGCTGCTTGTCACTGTTAGTACCTTATCTATGTTCTATATCTCCTGAGTCAGGAATGGAACATTCAGGTAAACTGCCAGACAAACAGGTGGAAATTAAGCAAATCAAAAAGCTTTATTCTTTACTTGTAGAAGAAAGTCAGCATGACCACACAGAGGCTACTTTACAAAGACCCAACGGCCATATCAAGCTGTTGCTTTTAACGTCAGCAAAGCTCCCTTCCTGtatgaaataatgaatttttTTGAAATCCAGTTCTTACAATTCCTTTAAGGCATCACTAAACAAACAGATCCCACgtgtccctgcccacagccaccGAGTGCCACTCAATGCCTTTGGTGTgtggtgtgtgtggggggtgTGGGGACCAttctgctgacagcagctgaCACTGAAGGGATCACAAGGGGGGGGCTGAGGAACCATCTCTGTCACTTTAGAGAGATCACTGTAAAGAAACAGACTAAATTCCCCCTGAGTGAAAGCGTTTGGGCAGATGAATTAGAAAGCAATGAATTCAAACTCcctgagcaggaaaagcacaATAAAACGTTAATCAATACAGACACAAAAGCCAATCCCAGGCTATTTGATTTCCCGAACCTTTTCTATAGGAAACAACTTGTTGCTTCTGGGTTTGTATCCAaatcatcacttttttttttaaccccttCATACCAAAACAGCGTTCTGGATTCTTATCCCTTTAAAACCAGCTTGCAGAAACAGCTTGTAGAAACATTGACCCCAGCTCTGAGGTAGGAACCGAACACTACGGCCGCACATAAGGGAGGGAAgcatcaccccccccccccccccctcagtgCCCTCCCCTCAGTGTCCGCCATTTTAGGCCGCCTCCTCCCGCGTGGGGGCTTTTCCTTCGCATcgctttccttctgcttttccctaCGGTAGCACTTCCagcccctccttcccctccaaCACACACAACCCTCGCCTCGTTTCCgattgtttttgtgctttttcttcgCTTTTTTTTTGCCGTTTACAACGCATGTCGTTCAAAAGTTCGCCTCCGACGATTACTTCCGGGTCACCGCGGAGCCGCCTCAACGGTCACTTTTAAACGCGTGCACGTCGTTCATTTAAACACCGATTTTCCCCTCTACCTGCCGGGCCGCCACCGGGAACCGAACTcggggattaaaaataaagcagcgcCAAGAACTTCGCCGTCGCTTCCGGCCCGTAGCTCACGGCGCGCGCCGGCGGAGCTTTCACTtccggggcggcggcggccatTTTGTGGCGTTAAGTAGGCGCGCGCGGGCGGCGCCCCGCTCATTTCCTCGCGGCCGCGGGCAGGACGGGCGGGCCGAGCGCTGCGTTTCCGTTGCGGCCTGTAGGCCTCGTCCTTTCCACAGAGCCCGAAGGTGGGTGTCCGCTCCTTCGCTCCCTACCGAGGACCCTGCGGCTTTTCCCTATGCCCTGTAGCTCTCCTCCTTTCTGGACTCTACGCGGCCGCCGCTCCGGCGTTCCTCCTCCCTCGTGAGGCGCTTCCCGCTCCGGGCCGCGCCGCCTCCAaatcctccttccttccctcgGCTTTCTCCTCCtcagccgccgccgcccctcGGGGGGCTACAGCCCGCCATGAGCTACGGGCGCCCTCCGCCAGACGTGGAGGGCATGACGTCCCTCAAGGTAGACAACCTGACGTACCGGACGTCCCCCGACACTCTCCGGAGGGTTTTCGAGAAGTACGGCCGCGTGGGAGACGTTTACATCCCCCGGGACCGCTACACTAAGGAGAGCCGCGGCTTCGCTTTCGTCCGTTTCCACGACAAACGAGACGCCGAGGACGCCATGGATGCTATGGACGGAGCCGTGTTGGATGGCCGCGAGCTCCGCGTGCAGATGGCCCGCTACGGCCGCCCCCCGGACTCGCACCACAGCCGCCGCGGCCCTCCGCCCCGCCGCTACGGGAGCAGCGGTTACGGCCGCCGCAGCCGCAGGTGAGTGTCCGGGCGTGAGGCTGGAGCCGGGCTCTGCTCGCACGGCGCAGCCCTTTGGCTCTTTGTCGCTTTCCGAGGGAGTTTCAGGGCGGGGATGGAGCCGCGGAAGCACGTGCAGCTGTCCCGCTGCAGCCTTAGCCCCCGGCCACTCGCTCTGAACAATGGCGCCCTCTGAACGTTCATTTTCTCGCCCACGTGGGCCCGTTCCTCCCGCCCTGTCCCGGAGTAGTGCGGACCGTTGTGCCGCCTGCGTTCCGCTCGTAACGTTTTATTCCTCCCGCTCCTCTTCGGCTTTAGCCCCAGGAGACGCCGCCGCAGCCGATCGAGAAGCAGGAGCCGCTCTCGGTCCCGCAGCCGATCTCGCTACAGCCGCTCCAAGTCCCGATCTCGCACACGATCCCGCTCCCGTTCCACCTCCAAGTCCAGATCCGCCAGGAGATCCAAGTCAAAGTCCTCATCTGTTTCCAGATCTCGATCCAGGTCGAGATCTCGGTCCAGATCTAGGAGCCCTCCACCAGCTTCAAAGAGGGAATCCAACTCCAGATCCAGGTCTAAGAGCCCTCCCAAGTCTCCggaagaggaaggagctgtGTCTTCCTAGGAGAATGGTAACGTACCTCGGGATCAGCACACCTTGCATGTTACTTTATTGTAGCACTTAAGTGGGGTGTTGGGTAGTTGGTAGTATTAATGGCTCGAAGCAAGTGGATCCTAGTGGGGCACGTTGTtagctgtttgttgtttttcttgagcAGTGCTTTTTGGTTATTGGTTTAGGGAAATTAATACCAAAGGGCTTTCTGCGCAGaaaattttcatgttttgttgaGAGATTAATGGCTTGGTTTTGATTAAAATATTGTATGAGACGCAACCTATGATGAAAATGACTATTTCTTACTGTATTTATCCAACATCTGCATTTTCCCCTTTAAAGCTGCGGTCTCCTGTTTGCTAAAAGAATATTGGCCAGTATTGCAGATTTTAACTGATTTGGCTGATCCTCCAGGGACCAGTTTCTGTGGGCGTGTATTGGAGCAGGTTTGTCTTTAAATGTTAAAGATACACTATCCTTTTATAATGGAATGGAAGATCGGTTCAGTGGCCGTTATACCGACTGGAGGTAACTGTTCTAGCAAAGTGGCAAATTCCTTGCAAT
It includes:
- the SRSF2 gene encoding serine/arginine-rich splicing factor 2; amino-acid sequence: MSYGRPPPDVEGMTSLKVDNLTYRTSPDTLRRVFEKYGRVGDVYIPRDRYTKESRGFAFVRFHDKRDAEDAMDAMDGAVLDGRELRVQMARYGRPPDSHHSRRGPPPRRYGSSGYGRRSRSPRRRRRSRSRSRSRSRSRSRSRYSRSKSRSRTRSRSRSTSKSRSARRSKSKSSSVSRSRSRSRSRSRSRSPPPASKRESNSRSRSKSPPKSPEEEGAVSS